One Simonsiella muelleri ATCC 29453 DNA window includes the following coding sequences:
- a CDS encoding metal ABC transporter ATP-binding protein, translating to MSILIKNLTVSYQARPAVHHVDMIFPTGCMYAIFGPNGAGKSTLLKTMMGLLRCNTGSVEWQNLQRADIAYLPQQSDVDRSQPMSVFELAAMGLWYEIGFFGRVNPTQRERVQAALNRVDMGDFANRTINELSNGQFQRVLLARMLVQNAKFLLLDEPFNAVDAKTTYALLDVLRQENRQGKAVIAVLHDYEQVRAYFPHTFLIAREKIADGKTENVLTDELLSRANALAQAAEDDDWCE from the coding sequence ATGAGTATTTTAATCAAAAATTTAACCGTTAGTTATCAAGCGCGTCCAGCCGTGCATCATGTAGATATGATTTTTCCAACAGGTTGTATGTACGCCATTTTCGGGCCCAATGGCGCAGGCAAATCCACGCTACTCAAAACCATGATGGGTTTGTTGCGCTGTAACACGGGTTCAGTGGAGTGGCAAAATTTGCAACGCGCCGACATCGCTTACTTGCCGCAGCAATCTGATGTGGACAGAAGTCAGCCAATGAGTGTGTTTGAATTGGCGGCGATGGGGTTATGGTATGAGATTGGCTTTTTCGGACGCGTGAACCCGACACAACGTGAACGCGTTCAGGCTGCCTTAAATCGTGTGGATATGGGCGATTTTGCCAATCGAACGATTAATGAATTGTCTAATGGACAATTTCAGCGCGTTTTGTTGGCGCGAATGCTGGTGCAAAATGCGAAATTTCTTCTTTTAGATGAGCCATTTAATGCAGTTGATGCCAAAACCACTTACGCGCTTTTGGACGTATTGCGCCAAGAAAATCGTCAAGGAAAAGCCGTGATTGCAGTGTTGCATGATTATGAACAGGTTCGCGCTTATTTTCCACATACCTTTTTAATTGCACGTGAAAAAATTGCTGATGGCAAAACCGAAAATGTTTTAACCGATGAATTACTAAGTCGCGCCAATGCATTAGCGCAAGCGGCGGAAGATGATGATTGGTGTGAGTGA
- a CDS encoding peptide chain release factor 3, which translates to MSEILEHVRKRRTFAIISHPDAGKTTLTEKLLLFSGAIQSAGTVKGKKTGKFATSDWMEIEQQRGISVASSVMQFEYLDHVVNLLDTPGHQDFSEDTYRVLTAVDSALMVIDAAKGVEAQTIKLLNVCRLRNTPIVTFMNKYDREVRDSLELLDEVENILQIRCAPVTWPIGMGKNFKGVYHILNDEIYLFEAGGEKLPHEFDIIKGIDNPELEKRFPLEIQQLRDEIELVQAASNEFNLDEFLSGSLTPVFFGSAINNFGVQEILNSLIDWAPAPKPRDATVREVQPDEPKFSGFIFKIQANMDPKHRDRIAFLRVCSGKFERGMKIKHLRINRDISASSVVTFMSHDRELVEEAYAGDIIGIPNHGNIQIGDSFSEGEQLSFTGIPFFAPELFRSVRIKNPLKMKQLQKGLQQLGEEGAVQVFKPHSGADLILGAVGVLQFEVVTARLAAEYGVEAVFDNVSVWSARWVSCDDKKKLAEFEKANAANLAIDAGGNLAYLAPNRVNLNLTQERWKDIVFHETREHSVNLNE; encoded by the coding sequence ATGTCAGAAATACTTGAACACGTTCGCAAACGCCGCACATTCGCGATTATTTCCCACCCAGACGCGGGTAAAACCACTTTAACCGAAAAATTATTATTGTTCTCAGGCGCAATTCAATCGGCAGGTACAGTCAAAGGCAAGAAAACGGGTAAATTTGCCACATCCGACTGGATGGAAATTGAACAGCAACGCGGTATTTCGGTGGCATCAAGCGTGATGCAATTTGAGTATTTAGACCACGTTGTCAATTTGTTGGACACTCCAGGGCACCAAGACTTTTCGGAAGATACTTATCGCGTTTTGACGGCGGTGGACAGTGCGTTGATGGTGATTGACGCGGCAAAAGGCGTAGAAGCGCAAACCATTAAATTGTTAAATGTTTGTCGTTTGCGAAACACGCCGATTGTTACGTTTATGAATAAATACGACCGCGAAGTACGCGACAGTTTGGAATTGTTGGACGAAGTGGAAAATATTTTGCAAATTCGTTGTGCGCCCGTAACTTGGCCCATCGGTATGGGCAAAAATTTCAAGGGCGTGTACCACATTTTGAACGATGAAATTTATCTGTTTGAAGCGGGTGGCGAAAAATTACCCCACGAATTTGACATCATCAAAGGCATTGATAATCCCGAATTAGAAAAACGTTTCCCATTGGAAATTCAACAACTTCGTGATGAAATTGAATTGGTGCAAGCTGCGTCTAATGAATTTAATTTGGACGAATTTCTTTCAGGCAGCCTGACACCTGTGTTTTTCGGTTCAGCGATTAATAATTTTGGCGTACAAGAAATTCTCAATTCATTGATTGATTGGGCACCTGCGCCCAAGCCACGTGATGCAACCGTGCGCGAAGTTCAGCCCGATGAACCTAAATTTTCTGGTTTTATTTTTAAAATTCAAGCAAATATGGACCCAAAACACCGCGACCGCATTGCGTTTTTGCGCGTGTGTTCGGGTAAATTTGAACGTGGCATGAAAATCAAGCACTTACGCATTAACCGCGACATCAGCGCGAGCAGCGTGGTAACGTTTATGTCGCATGACCGCGAATTGGTGGAGGAAGCCTACGCTGGCGACATCATTGGTATTCCGAATCACGGTAACATTCAGATTGGCGACAGTTTTTCTGAAGGTGAACAACTTTCGTTTACAGGCATTCCGTTTTTTGCGCCTGAATTATTTCGCAGTGTGCGCATTAAAAACCCTTTAAAAATGAAACAATTGCAAAAAGGCTTACAGCAACTGGGCGAAGAGGGCGCGGTGCAAGTGTTCAAACCGCATTCGGGCGCGGATTTGATTTTGGGTGCGGTGGGCGTATTGCAATTTGAAGTAGTTACGGCGCGTTTGGCGGCGGAATATGGCGTGGAGGCGGTGTTTGACAATGTGTCGGTGTGGTCGGCGCGTTGGGTGTCGTGCGATGACAAGAAAAAATTGGCGGAATTTGAAAAGGCAAATGCCGCTAATTTAGCGATTGATGCAGGTGGCAATTTGGCGTATCTCGCGCCCAATCGCGTGAATTTGAATTTAACGCAGGAACGCTGGAAAGACATTGTGTTCCACGAAACGCGCGAGCATTCGGTTAATTTGAATGAGTAA
- a CDS encoding transferrin-binding protein-like solute binding protein: MMNKKLIGLLVVATLGLSACGHGGGAEQHALGTGSTSTTGSAGGANNSNGSSSSNNSNNGTATTATTDTSSTTTDAKTTQSAFLGYSLTTYLSDLDVNGEKPSANYVIPTNKADINTLQVEGRSILLVPEDKLSTKDWYETDGKAAYTGSGTTGVAGTAAGVNPDAKYQDGTKTWSVIGNQLQHAKFGELYDEYEKHYRFAQGELTPESGVPTSRGQVKYSGFSTYTPNIEAAGVKENVKKGKSEFIVNFGEKSVIGQIQPGQAGDFDPITLKAVITTGNQFQGLNTIPEDKSTSSKAVVQGGFYGPNAEEMAGVYFYSTDETISPADKVDGTKPRGTFGATKQ; the protein is encoded by the coding sequence ATGATGAATAAAAAATTAATTGGTTTATTGGTTGTGGCGACATTAGGTTTGAGTGCTTGCGGTCATGGCGGTGGCGCAGAACAACACGCTTTAGGTACAGGCAGCACCAGCACCACTGGCTCGGCTGGTGGTGCTAACAATTCCAACGGCTCATCTTCTTCTAATAATAGCAATAACGGTACAGCTACTACAGCTACTACTGATACCTCTTCTACAACGACTGATGCCAAAACCACTCAATCAGCGTTTTTGGGATATAGTTTAACTACTTATTTATCTGACTTAGATGTAAATGGCGAAAAACCAAGTGCTAATTACGTGATACCAACAAACAAAGCGGACATCAATACACTTCAAGTAGAAGGACGCTCTATCTTATTGGTACCCGAAGATAAATTATCAACCAAAGATTGGTATGAAACCGATGGTAAAGCTGCCTATACAGGTTCAGGAACAACAGGTGTAGCAGGTACTGCAGCAGGGGTTAATCCTGATGCAAAATACCAAGATGGAACGAAAACATGGAGCGTCATCGGCAATCAATTGCAACATGCAAAATTTGGCGAATTATATGATGAATACGAGAAACACTATCGTTTTGCACAGGGTGAATTAACGCCCGAAAGTGGTGTGCCAACCTCGCGCGGTCAAGTTAAATATTCAGGCTTCTCTACTTATACTCCGAATATTGAGGCTGCTGGCGTTAAAGAGAATGTGAAAAAAGGTAAATCTGAATTTATCGTTAATTTTGGTGAAAAAAGTGTGATTGGACAAATTCAACCAGGTCAAGCTGGTGATTTTGACCCCATTACTTTGAAAGCTGTCATCACAACTGGTAACCAATTCCAAGGTTTAAATACCATACCAGAGGATAAATCTACCTCTTCAAAAGCAGTTGTACAGGGTGGTTTTTATGGTCCAAATGCAGAAGAAATGGCAGGTGTTTACTTCTACTCAACAGATGAAACAATTTCTCCTGCAGATAAAGTTGATGGCACAAAACCACGCGGCACATTCGGCGCAACCAAACAATAA
- the leuS gene encoding leucine--tRNA ligase yields the protein MQEQYQPSTIEPQAQQKWAEHRAFNATEDTSKPKFYCLSMFPYPSGKLHMGHVRNYTIGDVRSRFKKLQGYNVLQPMGWDAFGMPAENAAIDRGVAPAAWTYQNIDYMKQQLKSLGFALDWERELATCRPEYYRWEQMLFTRLFKKGIIYRKLGTVNWDPVDNTVLANEQVVDGRGWRSGALVEKREIPMYYYRITDYAEQLLADLDDLDWPEQVKTMQRNWIGKSRGMTVRFTIADDSKAGLNSDYAQFLQVYTTRPDTLMGATYVAVAAEHPLATAAAENNPELQAFIDECKAGSVAEADMATMEKKGLTTGRYVINPLNGDKLEVWVANYVLWGYGDGAVMAVPAHDERDFEFASKYKLPIKQVISVDNQAFDASAWQEWYADKENGVLVNSHEFNDLNFQAAFDAIGNKLQSLNAGEPKTQYRLRDWGISRQRYWGCPIPIIHCEDCGDVPVPEQDLPVVLPENVIPDGSGSPLTKMPEFYETTCPNCGKPARRETDTMDTFNESSWYQFRYMSPKFEEGMVEPNAVQYWGQADQYIGGIEHAILHLLYARFFTKLMADEHIVAVREPFKQLLTQGMVLQATYYRENEDGKKQWFNPTEVTVQTDDKGRPVSATLNADGQPVVIGGVEKMSKSKNNGVDPQEIIDAYGADTARLFMMFASPPEQSLEWSDAGVAGAHRFLARLWRTVYEFVQNGGANVVKFAGGELSGSLKDLRFKLHSTIAKVTDDYDRRQQFNTAIAAVMELLNQYDKTDKSGEIGQAVAREVIESVVILLSPIVPHITETLWSELTNGSHLWQQTWLKVDEAALVQTEVEMMVQVNGKLRDKINVAVDANEDTIKAAAFATAGAQKFMDGKEPKKVIVVPKRLVNIVV from the coding sequence ATGCAAGAACAATATCAACCTTCCACGATTGAACCGCAAGCCCAACAAAAATGGGCAGAACATCGCGCTTTCAATGCCACCGAAGACACAAGCAAACCTAAATTTTATTGTCTTTCTATGTTCCCCTACCCAAGCGGTAAATTGCACATGGGACACGTCCGTAACTACACCATTGGCGATGTGCGTAGCCGTTTTAAAAAATTGCAAGGATACAATGTGTTGCAACCGATGGGTTGGGACGCGTTCGGTATGCCTGCCGAAAATGCAGCGATTGACCGTGGTGTTGCGCCTGCTGCGTGGACGTATCAGAATATTGATTATATGAAACAGCAACTTAAATCGTTGGGTTTCGCATTGGATTGGGAACGTGAACTCGCCACTTGTCGCCCTGAATATTATCGTTGGGAACAAATGTTGTTTACACGTTTATTCAAAAAAGGCATTATTTACCGTAAATTAGGTACGGTTAATTGGGACCCTGTGGACAATACCGTATTGGCAAATGAGCAAGTCGTAGACGGACGTGGTTGGCGTTCAGGCGCGTTGGTGGAAAAACGCGAAATCCCCATGTATTACTACCGCATCACCGATTATGCAGAACAATTATTGGCAGATTTGGACGATTTAGATTGGCCCGAACAAGTCAAAACCATGCAGCGCAACTGGATTGGCAAATCACGCGGTATGACGGTGCGTTTTACCATCGCAGACGACAGCAAAGCAGGTTTGAACAGCGATTATGCACAATTTTTGCAAGTTTATACCACGCGTCCCGACACGCTCATGGGCGCAACTTACGTTGCTGTTGCCGCTGAACACCCACTGGCTACAGCAGCCGCCGAAAATAATCCTGAATTACAAGCATTTATTGATGAATGCAAAGCAGGCAGCGTGGCAGAAGCCGATATGGCAACAATGGAGAAAAAAGGTTTGACAACAGGACGCTACGTCATCAATCCACTCAATGGCGATAAATTGGAAGTTTGGGTGGCAAATTATGTGTTGTGGGGTTATGGCGATGGTGCGGTTATGGCCGTGCCTGCTCACGATGAACGTGATTTTGAATTTGCCAGCAAATACAAATTGCCCATTAAACAAGTCATTAGCGTTGACAATCAAGCATTTGATGCAAGTGCATGGCAAGAATGGTATGCCGATAAAGAAAATGGCGTTTTGGTCAACAGTCATGAATTTAACGATTTAAATTTTCAGGCAGCCTTTGACGCAATCGGTAACAAATTGCAAAGTCTGAACGCGGGAGAACCCAAAACGCAATACCGTTTGCGTGATTGGGGTATTTCGCGCCAACGTTATTGGGGCTGTCCGATTCCGATTATTCATTGCGAAGATTGCGGTGATGTACCTGTTCCTGAACAAGATTTGCCAGTCGTGCTGCCTGAAAATGTGATTCCTGATGGTTCGGGTTCGCCATTGACAAAAATGCCCGAATTTTACGAAACCACTTGCCCCAATTGCGGCAAACCTGCACGCCGCGAAACCGATACGATGGATACATTTAACGAGTCTAGTTGGTATCAATTCCGTTATATGTCGCCCAAATTTGAAGAGGGCATGGTGGAACCAAACGCAGTACAATATTGGGGTCAAGCCGACCAATACATTGGCGGGATTGAACACGCGATTTTGCATTTGCTTTACGCACGCTTCTTCACGAAATTGATGGCAGATGAGCATATTGTGGCGGTACGCGAGCCATTTAAGCAATTATTGACGCAAGGCATGGTACTGCAAGCCACTTATTATCGCGAGAATGAAGACGGTAAAAAACAATGGTTTAACCCCACCGAGGTAACTGTACAAACCGATGACAAAGGTCGCCCCGTGAGCGCAACTTTAAACGCAGACGGTCAGCCTGTTGTGATTGGTGGCGTGGAAAAAATGTCCAAGTCCAAAAATAATGGCGTAGACCCACAAGAAATCATTGACGCATACGGCGCAGATACAGCGCGTTTGTTTATGATGTTTGCGTCTCCGCCAGAACAATCTTTGGAATGGTCGGATGCGGGTGTGGCGGGCGCACATCGTTTCTTGGCGCGTTTGTGGCGCACGGTGTATGAGTTTGTACAAAATGGCGGCGCAAATGTCGTGAAATTCGCAGGCGGTGAACTTTCAGGCAGCCTGAAAGATTTGCGCTTCAAATTGCATAGCACAATTGCCAAAGTTACCGATGATTATGACCGCCGTCAGCAGTTTAACACGGCGATTGCGGCAGTCATGGAGTTGCTCAACCAATATGACAAAACCGATAAATCGGGTGAAATCGGACAAGCGGTAGCGCGTGAAGTGATTGAGTCTGTGGTGATTTTATTGTCGCCCATCGTGCCACACATCACCGAAACTTTGTGGAGCGAACTCACAAACGGTAGCCATTTATGGCAACAAACGTGGCTAAAAGTCGACGAAGCAGCATTAGTGCAAACCGAAGTGGAAATGATGGTACAAGTAAACGGTAAATTGCGCGACAAAATTAATGTTGCTGTTGATGCCAATGAAGACACCATCAAAGCTGCCGCCTTTGCCACCGCAGGCGCACAAAAATTCATGGACGGCAAAGAGCCGAAAAAAGTGATTGTGGTGCCTAAACGTTTGGTGAATATTGTGGTTTAA
- the hemB gene encoding porphobilinogen synthase — MNFPPRQAPMSRMRRMRRDDFSRRLMRENVLTTNDLIYPVFVLEGQNQEQEIASMPKIKRQSIDLLLKTAEQACELGIPMLALFPVVTQNKTADAREAYNPEGLVQTAVRALRQNFPELGVMTDVALDPYTLSGQDGLTDATGYVLNDETIEVLVKQALSHAEAGAQVVAPSDMMDGRIGAIRQALEQHGHIHTRIMAYSAKYASAFYGPFRDAVGSAGNLGKSTKDEYQQDPANSNEALHEVALDISEGADMVMVKPGMPYLDVVRRVKDEFGVPTFAYQVSGEYAMLQAAIQNGWLDSDKVILEGLLAFKRAGADGILTYFAIQAAEQLRGKQ; from the coding sequence ATGAACTTCCCCCCACGCCAAGCTCCAATGAGCCGTATGCGTCGTATGCGCCGAGATGATTTTTCACGCCGTTTGATGCGCGAAAATGTTTTGACAACCAATGATTTGATTTACCCCGTTTTTGTGTTGGAGGGGCAAAATCAAGAACAAGAAATTGCGTCCATGCCCAAAATAAAACGTCAAAGCATTGATTTATTATTAAAGACAGCAGAGCAGGCGTGTGAATTGGGGATTCCGATGTTGGCATTGTTTCCAGTCGTTACCCAAAACAAAACCGCCGATGCGCGTGAAGCCTACAATCCTGAAGGTTTGGTACAAACGGCAGTACGCGCATTGCGCCAAAATTTTCCTGAATTGGGTGTGATGACCGATGTTGCGCTTGACCCCTACACTTTGAGTGGCCAAGATGGTTTGACCGATGCAACAGGCTATGTACTAAATGATGAAACGATTGAAGTTTTGGTCAAACAAGCGTTAAGCCATGCTGAAGCTGGGGCGCAAGTGGTTGCACCGTCTGATATGATGGACGGGCGCATTGGTGCGATTCGTCAGGCGTTGGAACAACACGGACACATTCACACGCGGATTATGGCGTATTCAGCGAAATACGCGTCTGCGTTTTATGGGCCGTTTCGTGATGCTGTTGGTAGTGCAGGCAATTTAGGCAAATCCACCAAAGACGAATATCAGCAAGACCCTGCTAACAGCAACGAAGCACTACACGAAGTTGCGTTGGATATTTCAGAGGGCGCGGATATGGTGATGGTGAAACCTGGAATGCCGTATTTAGACGTGGTGCGCCGCGTGAAAGATGAATTTGGTGTGCCGACTTTTGCTTATCAGGTATCGGGGGAATATGCGATGCTTCAGGCTGCCATACAAAATGGTTGGTTGGACAGCGATAAAGTCATTTTGGAGGGTTTGCTGGCATTTAAACGCGCTGGTGCAGACGGGATTTTGACGTATTTTGCCATTCAAGCAGCGGAACAATTGCGCGGTAAGCAATAA
- a CDS encoding ABC transporter ATP-binding protein — protein MFTFQNITKKFGTRTVANQINLSVANGEILTILGASGSGKSTLLHLAAGLLQPDAGDVWLNQERITNRQPEKREIAMMFQDFALLPHLNVWENVALGLRLRGEKKAVARTAALRILVEMGLQHASERTITQLSGGEQQRVALARALVVSPKLLLLDEPFSSLDTALRQHLQHEISQWIQQKNIPAILVSHDPAEAALMSQRIALLENGNIIQCDTPNQLFAQPVSAQAARLLGCLNVRDDVYIPQQAIQFHHEKGSECEILRCFKQPFAWRVEWMQPSFGELVAWVNDDVAQRLGKTARVWIDLSKVIYFK, from the coding sequence ATGTTTACATTTCAAAATATTACCAAAAAATTTGGCACACGCACAGTGGCGAATCAAATCAATTTATCCGTGGCAAACGGCGAAATTTTAACCATTTTAGGCGCAAGTGGCAGTGGCAAATCTACGTTATTGCATTTGGCGGCGGGTTTGTTGCAGCCCGATGCTGGCGATGTGTGGCTCAATCAGGAACGCATCACCAACAGGCAGCCTGAAAAACGCGAAATTGCTATGATGTTTCAAGATTTTGCGTTATTGCCGCATTTGAATGTATGGGAAAATGTGGCGTTGGGTTTACGCTTGCGTGGCGAAAAAAAAGCGGTGGCTCGAACAGCCGCTCTGCGCATTTTGGTAGAAATGGGTTTGCAACACGCCAGCGAACGCACCATCACACAATTATCCGGTGGCGAACAACAACGAGTCGCATTGGCACGTGCGTTGGTTGTTTCGCCTAAGTTATTGTTATTAGATGAACCTTTTTCCAGTTTGGATACCGCATTGCGACAACATTTGCAACACGAAATTAGTCAATGGATTCAGCAAAAAAATATCCCTGCCATACTCGTGAGCCATGACCCTGCCGAAGCCGCATTAATGTCGCAACGCATTGCATTATTAGAAAATGGTAATATTATTCAATGTGATACGCCAAATCAATTATTTGCACAACCCGTATCAGCACAGGCTGCTCGATTATTGGGCTGCCTGAACGTGCGCGATGATGTGTATATTCCGCAGCAAGCCATTCAATTTCATCATGAAAAGGGTTCGGAATGCGAGATTTTGCGTTGTTTCAAGCAACCTTTTGCGTGGCGCGTAGAATGGATGCAGCCATCATTTGGCGAATTGGTGGCGTGGGTGAACGATGATGTGGCACAACGCTTGGGCAAAACAGCACGCGTGTGGATTGATTTATCCAAAGTTATTTATTTTAAATAA
- a CDS encoding DUF7606 domain-containing protein, with protein MKTIVKALATIALATVATASFAKSSPVNAAQVTSTKTVNYVCQDGRVAVKYGFNAAGVPVNAIAKVNGATRVMKYDMSRSDNVDAFFKDAAGYRLNADAFERNSVHKTAINITSPRNDLVFKNCSPR; from the coding sequence ATGAAAACCATCGTTAAAGCATTAGCTACCATCGCATTAGCAACTGTTGCCACTGCATCTTTTGCCAAATCAAGCCCTGTGAATGCAGCACAAGTAACCAGCACTAAAACCGTAAATTATGTATGTCAAGACGGTCGTGTTGCTGTGAAATATGGCTTCAATGCCGCAGGTGTGCCAGTGAATGCTATCGCAAAAGTGAACGGCGCAACACGCGTGATGAAATATGACATGAGTCGCTCTGATAATGTAGATGCTTTCTTCAAAGATGCAGCAGGTTATCGCTTGAACGCAGATGCTTTTGAACGCAACAGTGTTCATAAAACAGCTATTAACATCACTTCGCCACGTAACGATTTGGTATTCAAAAATTGTTCACCACGCTAA
- a CDS encoding tetratricopeptide repeat protein has protein sequence MKVISHSACKMVLAALTAAMMLTSVSASAQTLDVKNTPAQTASSAEQKFEQGIAAYKRQDYATALKIFSELANQGYADAQNNLGFMYENGQGVAKDYRQALLWYQKAVSQEHIDAQYNLGFMYANGLGVAQDYRQALLWYQKAASQGHIDAQYNLGFMYANGLGVAQDYRQALLWYQKAANQGYAVAQQNLGLMYADGLGVAQDFKQARFWFEKAAAQGNVKAKAVLQQLNQMGK, from the coding sequence ATGAAAGTAATTTCCCATTCCGCTTGCAAAATGGTATTGGCTGCTTTAACAGCAGCGATGATGCTGACAAGTGTATCGGCTTCAGCTCAGACGCTTGATGTAAAAAATACACCCGCCCAAACAGCTTCGTCTGCCGAACAAAAATTCGAACAAGGCATCGCAGCCTACAAGCGCCAAGATTATGCCACTGCATTGAAAATTTTTAGCGAATTGGCGAATCAGGGATATGCAGATGCGCAAAACAATTTGGGCTTTATGTATGAAAATGGACAAGGTGTAGCGAAAGATTATCGTCAAGCGCTGCTTTGGTATCAAAAAGCGGTGAGTCAGGAACATATAGATGCACAATACAATTTGGGCTTTATGTATGCCAATGGACTAGGTGTAGCGCAAGATTATCGTCAAGCGCTGCTTTGGTATCAAAAAGCGGCGAGTCAGGGACATATAGATGCACAATACAATTTGGGCTTTATGTATGCCAATGGACTAGGTGTAGCGCAAGATTATCGTCAAGCGCTGCTTTGGTATCAAAAAGCGGCGAATCAGGGATATGCAGTTGCGCAACAAAATTTGGGCTTGATGTATGCTGATGGACTAGGTGTAGCGCAAGATTTCAAACAAGCGCGTTTTTGGTTTGAAAAAGCTGCCGCGCAAGGTAATGTCAAGGCAAAAGCTGTTTTGCAACAATTAAACCAAATGGGGAAATAA
- the rlmH gene encoding 23S rRNA (pseudouridine(1915)-N(3))-methyltransferase RlmH, with protein MNITVLAVGTKMPRWVDDAVNEYAKRFGRDIQYTLKEIKPEKRGAGINANQGMVAEEKRIMENIPNNAFLVVLDERGKAPTSVELSEYLNTWQQNGEHVCFVIGGADGMTDALKQRARLMLCLSSLTLPHGMVRVLLTEQLYRAVSILHNHPYHRE; from the coding sequence ATGAATATTACTGTTTTAGCCGTTGGCACAAAAATGCCACGTTGGGTAGATGATGCCGTGAATGAATACGCCAAGCGTTTTGGGCGCGATATTCAATACACACTCAAAGAAATTAAACCCGAAAAACGCGGCGCGGGCATCAACGCCAATCAAGGCATGGTCGCCGAAGAAAAACGCATTATGGAAAATATTCCCAACAATGCGTTTTTAGTGGTGTTGGACGAGCGTGGCAAAGCCCCTACTTCGGTGGAATTATCGGAATATTTAAATACTTGGCAACAAAATGGCGAACACGTTTGTTTTGTGATTGGTGGTGCAGATGGCATGACCGATGCACTCAAGCAACGGGCGCGGTTGATGTTGTGTTTGTCCAGTCTGACGCTGCCGCATGGTATGGTGCGTGTGTTGCTAACGGAGCAGCTTTATCGGGCTGTGTCTATTTTGCACAATCACCCGTATCATCGTGAATGA
- the pdxA gene encoding 4-hydroxythreonine-4-phosphate dehydrogenase PdxA produces the protein MTKQPILAITSGEPAGIGVDICLDLPDMDLPCRVVVLGDAHLLQKRADCLRKSIKIREFNPFRQPEKNTIDVQHIPLRDVCVAGQLNPQNSPYVIELLDTAMNGIENGVFSGMVTAPIHKGVINQFYGETMYFSGHTEYLAEKSHTPQVVMMLAGGGLRVALLTTHLPLRDVADHITADLLTSVARIVDKDLREKFDIANPKILLAGLNPHAGENGYLGREELDIMLPTAQQLRIHGINITDPLPADTLFQPFYLDGADAVLAAYHDQGLPVLKYASFGGGVNITLGLPFIRTSVDHGTALDLASSGKANSGSLKAAIHTAFEMIHSR, from the coding sequence ATGACCAAGCAACCTATTTTGGCCATCACTTCAGGCGAACCTGCTGGTATTGGTGTGGATATTTGTTTGGATTTGCCAGACATGGATTTACCGTGCCGCGTGGTGGTGTTGGGCGATGCGCATTTATTGCAAAAACGTGCCGATTGTCTCCGAAAATCCATAAAAATCCGCGAATTTAACCCTTTCAGGCAGCCTGAAAAAAACACGATAGATGTTCAACACATTCCATTGCGTGATGTTTGCGTGGCAGGACAATTGAATCCACAAAATTCGCCATATGTCATTGAATTGCTTGATACGGCAATGAATGGCATTGAAAATGGTGTATTTTCAGGCATGGTTACCGCGCCTATTCACAAGGGCGTGATTAACCAATTTTATGGCGAAACCATGTATTTTAGCGGACACACCGAATATTTAGCAGAAAAATCCCACACACCACAAGTCGTGATGATGCTTGCAGGCGGTGGTTTGCGCGTGGCATTATTGACTACGCATTTGCCGTTGCGCGATGTCGCTGACCACATTACGGCGGATTTGTTGACCAGTGTGGCGCGAATTGTAGATAAAGATTTGCGCGAAAAATTCGACATTGCCAATCCTAAAATTTTATTGGCTGGCTTGAACCCACACGCAGGCGAAAACGGCTATTTAGGGCGCGAAGAATTAGACATCATGTTGCCCACTGCCCAACAATTGCGTATCCATGGCATCAATATTACCGACCCATTGCCAGCTGATACATTATTTCAGCCGTTTTATTTGGACGGCGCGGATGCGGTATTGGCAGCATATCATGATCAAGGTTTACCAGTGTTGAAATACGCCAGTTTTGGTGGCGGTGTGAACATCACTTTGGGTTTACCATTCATTCGCACATCGGTTGACCACGGTACGGCGTTGGATTTGGCAAGCAGTGGCAAAGCCAATTCAGGCAGCCTGAAAGCCGCGATTCACACCGCATTTGAGATGATTCATTCACGATGA